A single window of Solanum dulcamara chromosome 5, daSolDulc1.2, whole genome shotgun sequence DNA harbors:
- the LOC129888455 gene encoding protein BREVIS RADIX-like, protein MLTCITCKQKIEDDGGEEGPRGRATPHTKDSIKSLTAQIKDIALKVSGAYKCKSSIPTGTYRKGHRPYPDFDTISEGVPYPFQPSSSSSTPAWDFTSAGNLRTPRPDSRFARGFSGGGVESIIQSGDVVVEDDGQKEWTAHVEPGVQITFVSLPNGGNDLKRIRFSRDMFNKWQAQRWWGENYDRIMELYNVQRFNKQALNTPGRSEDGRDSNYSRLGSAMESPMMTPATNKDWTPNNYHKPCGSTGFPKGDMSYMDASRTTTDSRDEASLSVSNASEMESEWIEQDEPGVYITIRQLVDGTRELRRVRFSREKFGEVHAKQWWDQNRERIQSQYL, encoded by the exons ATGTTGACGTGTATAACGTGTAAGCAAAAGATAGAAGATGATGGAGGTGAAGAAGGACCTCGTGGCCGTGCTACTCCCCATACTAAAGATTCCATCAAAAGCCTCACCGCACAG ATCAAGGATATTGCTTTAAAGGTCTCTGGTGCATATAAATGCAAGTCATCAATACCAACTGGTACTTACAGGAAAGGTCATAGACCATATCCTGATTTTGATACAATATCAGAGGGAGTTCCATATCCTTTTCAACcatcaagttcaagttctacTCCAGCTTGGGATTTTACAAGTGCTGGTAATCTAAGGACTCCGCGTCCTGATTCAAGATTTGCTAGAGGATTTAGCGGTGGTGGTGTAGAATCTATTATTCAGTCTGGTGATGTAGTGGTGGAAGATGATGGACAAAAAGAGTGGACTGCACATGTTGAACCTGGTGTTCAGATCACCTTTGTTTCTCTCCCTAATGGCGGAAATGATCTTAAACGGATCCGATTTAG TCGGGACATGTTCAACAAATGGCAAGCTCAAAGATGGTGGGGTGAGAATTATGACCGAATTATGGAGCTCTACAATGTTCAGAGATTCAACAAACAAGCTCTAAACACGCCTGGACGGTCTGAGGATGGA AGAGATTCCAATTATTCGAGGCTTGGATCCGCAATGGAGAGCCCTATGATGACTCCTGCAACAAATAAGGACTGGACACCAAACAATTACCATAAACCATGCGGATCAACTGGTTTCCCAAAGGGGGATATGTCATATATGGACGCGTCAAGGACAACCACTGACTCCAGAGATGAAGCTTCACTTTCCGTTAGTAATGCCAGTGAAATGGAGTCAGAATGGATAGAACAAGATGAGCCTGGAGTGTATATAACGATCAGACAACTAGTTGATGGTACTAGAGAGCTACGACGTGTAAGATTCAG TCGGGAGAAGTTCGGGGAGGTGCACGCGAAGCAGTGGTGGGATCAGAACAGAGAGAGAATACAATCTCAATACCTTTAA